The segment AGGCCAGGCTGGTGCTCGACACAGCGGTCGGCCGTCTGTCCGACCGCGAGCGCCTGATCCTCCGCTGGCGCTTCGAGGACGAGCGCACCCAGCAGGAGATCGCAGACCTCCTGGGCCTGACGCAGGCGCAGGTGTCGCGGACCCTCGCCCGCATCCTGCGCCGGCTCCGCACCGATCTCGCCGAGCCCCTGACCGCTGCGTGAGCGGCCGCCCACCCGGGCGGTTCCGCGCTGCAGAATCCGACGGCCCACGACCCGACCGGCGCGCATCGTGTGTCCATGGTCACAACACCACGCAAGAAGTCGGCTCTCGGGGTCATCGCGCTGTGCTGGCTCATCGTCGTCTTCGACGGCTACGACCTCATCGTCTACGGCACCACCATCCCGGCCCTGCTCGAGGAGCCGGGCTGGGAGCTGACGCCGGGGGCGGCCGGACGCATCGGCAGCCTCGCGTTCGCCGGCATGCTGATCGGCGCCCTGTCAGGTGGGGCCATCGCCGACCGGCTCGGCAGGCGCCGGACGATCATCGTGTCGGTCCTGTGGTTCAGCGTCTTCACCGGCCTGTGCGGCTGGGCGAGCGGCCCGGAGGTGTTCGGCCTGCTGCGCTTCGTCGGTGGGTTCGGCCTCGGCGCGCTCGTGCCGTCGGCGAACGCGCTCACCGCTGAGTTCGTGGGCGACCGGTGGCGCTCGGTGGTGGCCACGGCCATGATGTCCGGCGTCCCGATCGGCGGCTCGATCGCGGCGGTGGTCGCGCTCGACGCGATCCCGGCGTTCGGCTGGGAGTCCCTCTACTTCTTCGGCTTCAGCGGCCTCGTGCTCGCCGTCCTGGTCACGGCGCTGCTGCCCGAGTCGCCGGCGTGGCTCCGCGCCCGCGGCCGCCACGAGGAGGCGGCTCGCGTCGAGGCGACGTACGACCTGCCGGCACCGGTCGGCGACCTGCTGCACGTCACGCGGACGAGCGCCGGCGACGTCCTGCGCCCGCCGTACGTCGCCGCCACCCTGCTGTTCTTCGTGGCCACGACGGCCACCATGTTCGCGTGGTACGGCCTCGGCACCTGGCTGCCCAGGCTGACGCAGTCCGACCCTCGGTTCGACCTCGGGGGCAACCCGCTGACCTACCTCCTGGCGCTCAACCTCGGCGCGGTCGCGGTCTCCGCGGTCACCGCGTGGAGCGCGACGCGGTTCGGCGCGCTCAGGGTCGCGGTCGCGGCCGCGTCCGTCGGTGCCCTGAGCCTCGCCGTCCTCACGACGTTCCCGTCCTCCATCGCGGTCGTCTACCTCCTGCTGATCCTCGCGGGAGCGGGCAGCCACGGCACGCTGTGCCTGATCATCTCGGCGATCGCCACCCACTACCCGCCCACGCTGCGCGGCACGGCACTCGGGAGCTCGCTCGGCGGTGGTCGCGTGGGCGCCGTCATCGCCCCGGCCGTGGCCGGCTGGCTGCTCGCGCTGAACCCCACGAGCGCCACGTCGAGCATCGTGCTCTTCGCCGCCGCGTCAGGCCTCGGTGCCGTCCTGCTCGTCGCGGTGCACCTGATCACCCGGCCGCGCGTTGCGCCGGAGGAGGAGCCGGCCCACGCGACGGAGACGGTGCTCGTCCACTGACCG is part of the Nocardioides cavernae genome and harbors:
- a CDS encoding MFS transporter, which produces MVTTPRKKSALGVIALCWLIVVFDGYDLIVYGTTIPALLEEPGWELTPGAAGRIGSLAFAGMLIGALSGGAIADRLGRRRTIIVSVLWFSVFTGLCGWASGPEVFGLLRFVGGFGLGALVPSANALTAEFVGDRWRSVVATAMMSGVPIGGSIAAVVALDAIPAFGWESLYFFGFSGLVLAVLVTALLPESPAWLRARGRHEEAARVEATYDLPAPVGDLLHVTRTSAGDVLRPPYVAATLLFFVATTATMFAWYGLGTWLPRLTQSDPRFDLGGNPLTYLLALNLGAVAVSAVTAWSATRFGALRVAVAAASVGALSLAVLTTFPSSIAVVYLLLILAGAGSHGTLCLIISAIATHYPPTLRGTALGSSLGGGRVGAVIAPAVAGWLLALNPTSATSSIVLFAAASGLGAVLLVAVHLITRPRVAPEEEPAHATETVLVH